From Miscanthus floridulus cultivar M001 chromosome 15, ASM1932011v1, whole genome shotgun sequence, the proteins below share one genomic window:
- the LOC136508806 gene encoding uncharacterized protein: protein MASGGAYPVQVLHLPGGGDGGHWSNLGTAYAAVTFLRPQGQSLVLYAAGPNADGQQRQQQPRGRIVLVYPILPGDAFERLDGATLSWAEPESGAEFALCFADEAACAAVCGAISASPSSTMVSPVAAVDGVAERLAGLRVARDEAAPAPGGADIAARLAQLSIGR, encoded by the coding sequence ATGGCGAGCGGCGGCGCATACCCCGTGCAGGTCCTCCACCtccccggcggcggcgacggcggccactGGAGCAACCTCGGCACCGCCTACGCCGCCGTCACGTTCCTCCGCCCGCAGGGGCAGTCCCTAGTCCTGTACGCGGCGGGTCCCAACGCCGACGGCcagcagcgccagcagcagccgcggGGGCGCATCGTGTTGGTGTACCCGATCCTCCCCGGCGACGCCTTCGAGAGGCTGGACGGCGCGACGCTGTCGTGGGCGGAGCCCGAGTCCGGCGCCGAGTTCGCGCTCTGCTTCGCCGACGAGGCCGCGTGCGCCGCCGTCTGCGGGGCTATCTCCGCCTCCCCGTCGTCGACGATGGTGAGCCCCGTCGCGGCGGTCGATGGCGTCGCCGAGAGGCTGGCGGGGCTGCGCGTGGCGAGGGACGAGGCCGCGCCGGCGCCCGGCGGGGCGGACATCGCCGCACGCCTGGCGCAGCTCAGCATCGGCCGCTAG